A DNA window from Hordeum vulgare subsp. vulgare chromosome 1H, MorexV3_pseudomolecules_assembly, whole genome shotgun sequence contains the following coding sequences:
- the LOC123452695 gene encoding protein phosphatase 2C 53-like: MDALGAALPRLALADADPGPDDACGSPCSVASDCSSVASADFEGLFSPSGADAGPPSLLSDDLPAAAAEAATVPCRSVFALDSPPLWGLQSVCGRRPEMEDAAAVVPRFHRVPLWMVAGDGAAVDDLDRTSFRLPAHFFAVYDGHGGAEVADYCRDKLHTALVQELRAAEGRVGGCDDLSSLDSKKQWEKAFVDCFCRVDAEVEAPDTAGSTAVAAVVCSSHIIVSNCGDSRAVLCRGKAPLPLSLDHKPNREDEYARIEALGGKVIQWNGYRVLGVLAMSRSIGDRYLKPYIIPVPEVTVVARAREDECLILASDGLWDVLSNEEVCDAARKRILLWHKKNAAAAASSSSSRGGDGASPDPAAQAAAEYLSKLALHKGSKDNITVLVVDLKAHRKLRSKTDNNNR; the protein is encoded by the exons ATGGACGCCCTAGGCGCCGCGCTGCCGCGGCTCGCTCTCGCCGACGCCGACCCCGGGCCGGACGACGCGTGCGGGAGCCCCTGCTCCGTCGCCAGCGACTGCAGCAGCGTCGCCTCCGCCGACTTCGAGGGCCTCTTCTCCCCCTCCGGCGCCGACGCGGGCCCGCCCTCGCTCCTCTCCGACGACCTGCCCGCGGCCGCCGCCGAGGCCGCCACGGTCCCCTGCAGGAGCGTCTTCGCCCTCGACTCCCCGCCGCTCTGGGGGCTCCAGTCCGTCTGCGGCCGCCGCCCGGAGATGGaggacgccgccgccgtcgtcccgCGCTTCCACCGCGTCCCGCTCTGGATGGTCGCCGGCGACGGCGCCGCCGTCGACGACCTCGACCGCACCTCCTTCCGTCTCCCCGCGCACTTCTTCGCCGTCTACGACGGCCACGGCGGCGCCGAGGTCGCCGACTACTGCCGAGACAAGCTCCACACCGCGCTCGTCCAAGAGCTGCGCGCCGCAGAGGGCCGCGTCGGCGGCTGCGACGACCTCAGCTCCCTTGACTCCAAGAAGCAGTGGGAGAAGGCGTTCGTGGACTGTTTCTGCCGCGTCGACGCCGAGGTCGAGGCGCCGGACACAGCGGGTTCGACGGCGGTGGCCGCGGTCGTCTGCTCGTCTCACATCATCGTTTCCAACTGCGGGGACTCGCGGGCGGTGCTGTGCCGGGGCAAGGCGCCATTGCCACTCTCTCTGGACCATAAG CCCAACAGGGAAGACGAGTACGCGAGGATCGAGGCGCTGGGCGGCAAGGTCATCCAGTGGAATGGCTATCGAGTTCTCGGTGTTCTTGCCATGTCGCGCTCCATCG GGGACAGATACCTGAAACCGTACATAATCCCGGTCCCTGAGGTGACGGTGGTTGCCCGGGCGAGAGAGGATGAGTGCCTCATCCTCGCAAGCGATGGCCTCTGGGACGTCTTGTCCAATGAGGAGGTGTGCGACGCCGCTCGCAAGCGAATCCTACTCTGGCACAAGAAGAACGCtgccgctgccgcctcctcctcctcctcccgaggaGGCGACGGTGCCTCGCCGGATCCCGCCGCTCAGGCGGCCGCCGAGTACCTCTCCAAGCTCGCCCTCCACAAGGGGAGCAAGGACAACATCACCGTCCTCGTGGTCGACCTCAAGGCACATAGGAAGTTGAGGAGCAAGACTGACAATAACAACAGATAG